The Streptococcus downei MFe28 DNA window AAGCCAAAATATGATGTTAGAAAATATAACATTTGACTTGACAGAGATGATTTTTCAGCCTATAATGGTTTGCGAAAGGAGTTTTTATGCGAGAAAAAGAGTTCAGACGATCTCTAGCCGTCTTTCCTATCGGTTCAGTAATGAAGTTGACAGATTTAACGGCCAGACAGATTCGCTACTATGAAGATCAAGGTCTTCTAACTCCTGATCGTAGTTCTAGTAACCGTCGTCTATATTCTCTTAATGATATGGATGTTTTGCTAGAAATCAAAGACTATTTGGATGAAGGGTTCAATATTGCGGCCATCAAAAAGGAATATGCCAAACGCAAGCAACTTAGCCAAGGGGCGAGCAAGCCACTTACAGATGCGGATGTTCGGCGAATTTTGCAAGATGAATTTCGCAATCAATCACGCTTTTCTTCACCCAATGCTAACCCAAGTAGCTTTCGTATGTAGGATACGAGCTTAATATACATACCTGTCAGAGCTAGCTGAGGCTCTTTCTATTGAAAAAGGAGGCCATTATGGCAATCACAGCAGATGATATTCGTCGCGAAGTCAAAGAGAAGAATGTTACCTTCTTGCGTTTGATGTTTTCAGATATTGCAGGAACTATGAAGAATGTTGAAATTCCTGCCACTGAAGAACAGCTTGACAAGGTTCTATCAAACAAGGCCATGTTTGACGGGTCATCTATTGAAGGTTTTGTAAGAATTAATGAGTCTGACATGTATCTTTACCCAGATATTGACACTTGGACTGTTTTTCCTTGGGGGGGTGAAAATGGTGCTGTTGCAGGTTTAATCTGTGATATTTATACTGCTCAAGGTGAGCCTTTCCCTGGTGACCCACGTGGTAATTTAAAACGCGCCTTGCGTCACATGGAAGAAGTTGGTTTCAAATCTTTTAATCTTGGTCCAGAACCAGAATTCTTCCTCTTCAAGATGGATGAACAAGGAAATCCAACCTTGGAAGTGAACGATAAAGGTGGTTACTTTGACCTTGCTCCAACCGACTTGGCTGACAATACTCGTCGTGAAATTGTCAATGTTTTAACCAAGATGGGCTTTGAAGTTGAAGCCAGTCACCATGAAGTGGCCGTTGGTCAGCATGAAATTGATTTTAAATATAGTGATGTTCTCAAGGCTTGTGACCATATTCAAATCTTTAAATTGGTTGTTAAAACGATTGCCCGTAAGCATGGTCTCTATGCAACTTTCATGGCTAAACCTAAATTTGGTATCAATGGCTCAGGCATGCACTGTAATATGTCCCTCTTTGATGCCCAAGGCAACAATGCCTTCTTTGATCCCGAAGATCCAAATGGTATGCAGTTGTCACAAAACGCTTATTACTTCCTGGGAGGCTTGATGGAACATGCCTACAATTATACAGCCATTGTCAATCCTACAGTCAACTCTTATAAGCGTTTGGTTCCAGGCTATGAAGCTCCAGTTTATATTGCCTGGGCTGGTCAAAACCGTTCTCCTCTTATTCGCGTTCCCGCTTCTCGAGGCGTAGGAACACGTTTGGAATTGCGCTCAGTTGACCCAACGGCTAATCCTTACTTAGCCTTGGCCGTCCTTTTGGAATCTGGTCTAGATGGTATTGAAAATAAAATTGAAGCGCCGGCTCCGGTTGAATCAAACATCTATGTGATGACTGAAGATGAACGCAAGTCAGCAGGTATTCGTGACCTCCCATCAACCCTCCATAATGCTGTTAAAGCCCTGCAGGAGGATGAAGTGGTCAAAGCAGCACTAGGTGACCATATCTACCCTAACTTTATTGAAGCTAAGCGGATGGAGTGGGCTAGCTATGCAGCCTTCGTTTCCCAATGGGAAGTGGATAATTATCTGGATTTATATTAATACTCAATAAAAATCAATCTAGCCAAGGCAACGAACTGCAGGCAGTACTTGGGTACGGCAAAGTGAGTTAACGATGGATAGTTTTGATTTTTGAAGAGTATAAGTTAAAAATATCAAGGTCAGAGAAGCACTTGGCTCCTAGCTGAGTGCTTTTTCTTTTGATATCCTCCTTTTTGTGACATTTTAATTAAAAAATTAACAATTTTAGTGAAATTTGTCACTAGATTAGTTGATTTTTTTAATTTCTAGTTAATGGACTTGTTATTTTTTCCTGCTAAACTAAGGGCATAGAAGAAAAATCCTA harbors:
- a CDS encoding MerR family transcriptional regulator — encoded protein: MREKEFRRSLAVFPIGSVMKLTDLTARQIRYYEDQGLLTPDRSSSNRRLYSLNDMDVLLEIKDYLDEGFNIAAIKKEYAKRKQLSQGASKPLTDADVRRILQDEFRNQSRFSSPNANPSSFRM
- the glnA gene encoding type I glutamate--ammonia ligase, producing the protein MAITADDIRREVKEKNVTFLRLMFSDIAGTMKNVEIPATEEQLDKVLSNKAMFDGSSIEGFVRINESDMYLYPDIDTWTVFPWGGENGAVAGLICDIYTAQGEPFPGDPRGNLKRALRHMEEVGFKSFNLGPEPEFFLFKMDEQGNPTLEVNDKGGYFDLAPTDLADNTRREIVNVLTKMGFEVEASHHEVAVGQHEIDFKYSDVLKACDHIQIFKLVVKTIARKHGLYATFMAKPKFGINGSGMHCNMSLFDAQGNNAFFDPEDPNGMQLSQNAYYFLGGLMEHAYNYTAIVNPTVNSYKRLVPGYEAPVYIAWAGQNRSPLIRVPASRGVGTRLELRSVDPTANPYLALAVLLESGLDGIENKIEAPAPVESNIYVMTEDERKSAGIRDLPSTLHNAVKALQEDEVVKAALGDHIYPNFIEAKRMEWASYAAFVSQWEVDNYLDLY